Proteins co-encoded in one Papaver somniferum cultivar HN1 chromosome 5, ASM357369v1, whole genome shotgun sequence genomic window:
- the LOC113280474 gene encoding uncharacterized protein LOC113280474 yields the protein MLSKEECKTLGKCITGCIFVMGIFAILCMFSVGKSPDPPEFSIRRFYVPNLNKTFTDLHYKMIDTISVDLGFEIKDATETDIYYDSLKISLYYYVSNATAGDDVVVRIPVGNISLHHFKQSNITKHALDQTVQTFGIPWEEAKMAVSNGGNTTFLVDLVSDVRYRKLHGLVITKTYKVKAGVNVTVNDHGAKSVPEFLKFTSAS from the coding sequence ATGTTGTCAAAAGAAGAATGCAAGACGCTGGGTAAATGCATCACCGGTTGCATCTTCGTTATGGGCATATTCGCCATACTCTGCATGTTTTCCGTGGGTAAGTCCCCTGATCCTCCAGAATTTTCTATTCGAAGATTTTATGTTCCTAACCTAAATAAAACCTTTACTGATTTGCATTACAAGATGATTGATACCATATCAGTTGATCTTGGGTTTGAGATAAAAGACGCTACCGAAACCGATATTTACTATGATAGTTTGAAAATAAGTCTTTATTACTACGTCTCCAATGCTACTGCTGGAGACGACGTTGTTGTACGTATACCCGTTGGAAATATATCTCTTCATCATTTTAAAcagtcaaatattactaagcaCGCTCTGGATCAGACGGTTCAAACTTTTGGGATTCCTTGGGAGGAAGCTAAGATGGCGGTTTCGAATGGGGGTAATACGACGTTTCTGGTTGATTTAGTTTCGGATGTTCGGTATCGTAAGCTGCATGGTTTGGTAATTACTAAGACATATAAGGTGAAGGCGGGTGTGAATGTCACTGTCAATGACCATGGAGCTAAATCAGTAcctgaatttttaaagttcacttCAGCTTCTTGA